One window from the genome of Cyclobacterium amurskyense encodes:
- a CDS encoding THUMP-like domain-containing protein, with product MNLENIYHQELMQFVQDHLTEDPAHLLLSHKSAPGIDLKVAAQQIAMRQKAAKKLPFWASYPSLIFPPSLSMEQCSSELTAVYKAKLVSGKTFIDLTGGFAVDTFFIGRNFKEITYLERQQELVDLAQHNLSRLLKEQGIKLNVLHGESVHFIEETQAKYGVLYADPARRGTGNQKMYQLKDLEPDVTQNWNLFRQKARVILIKASPMLDIQAALTDLPEVNEVHVVAVKNEVKELLFLYNGTNEKAKVIATELGNNKEQQFSFTMEEEMTASVNYSLPQKFLVLPYSCILKAGAFKSFAVRFGLSKLHPHTHLYTANELPEQVNGRIFEVLEELKLDKKILKARFPDGKVNVLTRNYPIKPDLIKKRYKLKDGGNEYLIACTLKDGQTSVLRCRLSQESK from the coding sequence GTGAACCTTGAAAATATATATCATCAGGAATTGATGCAGTTTGTGCAGGATCATCTTACGGAAGATCCTGCACATTTGCTTTTAAGCCATAAGTCTGCGCCTGGAATAGACTTAAAAGTAGCTGCCCAACAAATCGCTATGCGACAAAAGGCGGCCAAAAAACTCCCTTTTTGGGCCAGTTACCCTTCCCTAATTTTTCCACCTAGCTTGTCTATGGAACAGTGTTCCTCTGAGCTAACGGCGGTGTACAAAGCCAAATTGGTGTCAGGCAAAACTTTTATTGACCTTACAGGAGGCTTTGCTGTAGACACTTTTTTTATAGGCAGGAATTTCAAAGAAATTACCTATCTCGAAAGACAGCAAGAACTAGTGGATCTAGCGCAACACAATCTTTCCAGGCTATTAAAGGAGCAGGGCATTAAACTTAATGTGTTGCATGGGGAATCCGTTCATTTTATTGAGGAGACCCAGGCAAAGTACGGTGTGCTTTATGCTGATCCTGCTAGGAGAGGTACAGGGAATCAAAAGATGTATCAGCTTAAGGACCTTGAACCAGATGTAACCCAGAATTGGAACTTGTTTCGTCAAAAAGCCAGGGTGATTTTGATAAAAGCCTCGCCTATGCTTGACATTCAAGCAGCGCTTACGGACTTGCCAGAAGTGAATGAAGTACATGTAGTGGCTGTAAAAAATGAGGTTAAAGAATTGTTGTTTCTCTACAATGGCACAAATGAAAAAGCCAAAGTGATAGCCACTGAATTAGGGAACAATAAGGAACAACAGTTTTCCTTTACCATGGAGGAAGAAATGACTGCCTCAGTCAATTATTCTTTGCCACAAAAATTCCTGGTGTTGCCCTATTCTTGCATTTTGAAAGCCGGAGCTTTTAAAAGCTTTGCTGTTCGTTTTGGATTAAGCAAACTGCATCCACATACTCATCTATATACTGCAAATGAATTACCCGAGCAGGTCAATGGTAGGATTTTTGAAGTTTTGGAGGAATTGAAGTTGGATAAGAAAATCCTTAAAGCACGTTTTCCGGATGGGAAGGTGAATGTATTGACACGCAATTACCCTATAAAGCCGGACCTTATCAAAAAACGATACAAGCTTAAAGATGGGGGGAATGAATATTTAATTGCCTGTACCTTAAAGGATGGCCAGACATCTGTATTGAGGTGTAGACTTTCTCAAGAAAGTAAATAA
- a CDS encoding aspartate-semialdehyde dehydrogenase, translating to MKLAVVGATGLVGSEILEVLGEHNFPFDELLLVASERSAGKKIAYKGKEYTVIGLKQAVAEKPDVAIFSAGGGTSQEWAPQFAEVGTIVIDNSSAWRMDPSKKLVVPEINGKSLRIDDRIIANPNCSTIQMVLALAPLHEKYGIKRIVVSTYQSVTGTGKDAVDQMMAERKGETAKMVYPYKIDLNVLPHIDVFQENGYTKEEMKMINETKKIFGDDSIQVTATAVRIPVMGGHSEAVNVEFNNDFDLAEVKELLANTSGVIVEDDPANNIYPMPLNAHKKDEVFVGRLRRDETQANTLNMWIVADNLRKGAATNAVQIAEYLLEHSMV from the coding sequence ATGAAGTTAGCCGTAGTTGGAGCCACCGGACTGGTAGGCTCAGAAATCCTGGAAGTGCTTGGAGAGCACAATTTCCCTTTCGATGAATTATTGTTGGTTGCCTCTGAGCGTTCTGCAGGAAAAAAGATAGCTTATAAGGGTAAGGAGTATACGGTAATTGGCCTTAAACAGGCAGTTGCAGAAAAGCCTGATGTGGCAATTTTCTCCGCCGGTGGAGGTACTTCTCAGGAATGGGCACCTCAGTTTGCTGAAGTGGGTACAATAGTGATTGATAATTCTTCTGCTTGGAGAATGGATCCTTCAAAAAAATTGGTGGTACCAGAAATTAATGGTAAAAGCCTAAGAATTGATGACCGTATCATCGCCAATCCTAATTGCTCTACCATTCAGATGGTATTGGCATTGGCACCCTTGCATGAAAAATATGGCATCAAAAGAATTGTAGTTTCTACTTATCAGTCCGTAACAGGTACAGGTAAAGATGCAGTGGATCAAATGATGGCTGAGAGAAAAGGTGAAACCGCGAAGATGGTTTATCCTTATAAAATAGATTTGAATGTATTGCCTCATATTGATGTGTTCCAGGAAAATGGATATACCAAAGAGGAAATGAAGATGATCAATGAAACCAAAAAGATTTTTGGTGATGATTCCATCCAAGTTACTGCTACAGCCGTAAGAATCCCTGTCATGGGAGGTCACTCTGAAGCTGTAAATGTGGAATTCAACAATGATTTTGATCTTGCTGAAGTTAAGGAACTCTTGGCCAACACTTCAGGGGTAATCGTAGAAGATGATCCGGCAAACAATATCTATCCTATGCCTTTGAATGCGCATAAAAAGGATGAGGTATTTGTTGGAAGGTTGAGAAGAGATGAGACCCAAGCCAATACCTTGAATATGTGGATTGTAGCTGATAACCTTAGAAAAGGGGCAGCAACAAATGCGGTGCAGATAGCCGAGTATTTATTGGAACACAGCATGGTTTAA
- a CDS encoding TetR/AcrR family transcriptional regulator — MTEKKFNQDTEAKILEAAKEVFHQKGMDGARMQEIANAAGINKAMLHYYFRSKQLLFEAVFKNAFSLLAPQLNKVLNDDSSVEEKVKSFTHNYISFMKKHPYLPNFIIQESNRNPGFFEMIKNNNGFPSLDKFKNQVALEVEQGILRPTDGEQLFVTIVSMNIFPFVAKPLIKGFLKMGEDDFEQLMEQRKRVVSEFIINSIKKT, encoded by the coding sequence ATGACAGAGAAAAAGTTTAATCAAGATACTGAAGCGAAAATTTTGGAGGCAGCCAAGGAGGTTTTTCACCAGAAGGGAATGGATGGAGCCCGAATGCAGGAGATCGCAAATGCAGCGGGCATCAATAAAGCCATGTTGCATTATTATTTCAGAAGCAAGCAATTGCTTTTTGAAGCGGTGTTTAAAAATGCATTTTCCTTATTGGCTCCACAGCTCAATAAGGTCTTAAATGATGATTCTTCGGTTGAGGAAAAGGTAAAAAGCTTTACCCATAATTATATTTCTTTTATGAAGAAGCACCCTTACCTACCCAATTTTATCATTCAAGAATCTAATCGCAATCCTGGGTTTTTTGAAATGATCAAAAATAATAATGGCTTTCCATCCCTTGATAAATTCAAAAATCAAGTAGCACTTGAGGTCGAACAAGGAATTTTGAGACCTACAGATGGGGAGCAATTATTTGTAACCATTGTCTCGATGAATATATTTCCCTTTGTTGCGAAGCCTCTTATTAAAGGTTTTTTGAAAATGGGAGAGGATGACTTTGAGCAGCTAATGGAACAACGTAAAAGGGTTGTTTCAGAATTTATTATCAACTCAATTAAAAAAACATGA
- a CDS encoding TolC family protein, with translation MKGILIFILAMVPLLVPAQQVLTLEECLTLAETNYPLARQKVLLEQQFQSEVNVLELQKLPKLDLNAQSTYQSDVTRIPIELPNADIQPPNKDQYRATLDVNQLIYNGGSIAANARLKQAELKTRQQEVEVTIYQVKERVNGTYFKVLLLQEQEKLLDSKMKILQERAKEAVSAIRNGMALPSSNQLLQAELLLLEQQKVHLKYERKKALESLSSLTFKDIALSDTLLKPEILLASNTPLNRPELKLFEYKAQQLDISKELIDKEKSPSVMGFAQAGYGNPGLNMLDNSFQEFYMVGLKFNWRLFDWGKNQEKKLGVEALKQVVATEKETFVLNNEIQLQEAWEDISKYREILEQDAAIVNLREEVIASNTSQFQNGTITSSAYIIDLNKLYDAKINQKLTEIQLVMSQAKYKLIKGDF, from the coding sequence ATGAAAGGGATTTTAATATTTATCCTGGCGATGGTTCCCCTTCTTGTACCTGCACAGCAGGTACTCACCTTGGAAGAGTGCCTCACCCTTGCTGAAACGAATTATCCGCTTGCACGTCAAAAGGTTTTGTTGGAGCAACAATTTCAATCTGAGGTCAATGTGCTCGAATTGCAGAAGCTTCCAAAGCTAGACCTGAATGCGCAATCTACCTATCAATCTGATGTTACCAGGATTCCTATAGAATTACCGAATGCTGATATCCAACCTCCTAACAAAGATCAATATAGAGCAACACTAGATGTCAACCAGTTGATTTATAATGGAGGCAGCATTGCGGCCAACGCCAGGTTAAAACAAGCAGAATTAAAAACCCGGCAACAGGAGGTGGAGGTTACCATTTACCAAGTTAAGGAAAGAGTCAATGGCACTTATTTCAAAGTTTTACTACTTCAGGAGCAGGAAAAACTTCTGGATTCAAAAATGAAAATATTACAGGAGCGTGCAAAGGAAGCGGTCTCTGCCATTAGAAATGGAATGGCCCTGCCTTCCTCCAATCAACTTTTGCAGGCTGAGCTCTTGTTATTGGAGCAACAAAAAGTTCACCTTAAATATGAACGCAAAAAAGCGCTGGAAAGCCTTTCCTCTCTCACCTTTAAGGATATCGCGCTTAGTGATACCCTGTTGAAACCTGAAATTCTGTTGGCCTCTAATACTCCGTTAAACCGGCCGGAATTAAAACTATTTGAGTACAAGGCACAGCAGTTAGATATTTCTAAAGAGTTAATTGATAAAGAAAAATCCCCCAGTGTAATGGGATTTGCTCAGGCAGGTTATGGAAATCCTGGGTTAAATATGCTGGACAATTCCTTCCAGGAATTTTATATGGTAGGCTTAAAGTTCAATTGGAGGTTATTTGACTGGGGTAAAAATCAGGAAAAAAAGCTGGGTGTAGAAGCGTTAAAGCAGGTAGTAGCCACGGAAAAAGAAACCTTTGTGCTCAACAATGAAATTCAACTGCAAGAAGCCTGGGAAGACATAAGCAAGTACAGAGAAATTCTAGAACAGGATGCGGCCATAGTAAACTTGCGGGAAGAAGTAATCGCATCAAATACCTCCCAATTTCAAAATGGAACCATCACTTCTTCGGCTTACATCATTGATCTCAACAAGCTTTATGATGCAAAAATCAATCAAAAGTTGACTGAAATACAGTTGGTCATGAGTCAAGCCAAGTATAAATTAATTAAGGGTGACTTTTAA
- a CDS encoding OsmC family protein: MENHQYNVNINWNVDRKGLMCSPELKMGDSDSSNCIAVATPPEFPKGMPNIWSPEHLFTASVSSCLMTTFLAIAENSKLDFSAFSCNAKGILAKEEGKFAMTEIILSPTVTISIEKDRERAERIVQKSEAACLISNSIKSKISLNITIKIEE; this comes from the coding sequence ATGGAAAACCATCAGTACAATGTAAATATCAATTGGAATGTAGATAGAAAAGGGCTTATGTGTTCCCCAGAACTTAAAATGGGCGACTCTGATTCGTCCAATTGTATAGCTGTGGCAACACCTCCGGAATTCCCTAAAGGAATGCCCAATATCTGGTCCCCAGAGCATTTATTTACTGCCTCGGTGAGTAGTTGTTTGATGACTACATTTTTGGCCATCGCAGAAAATAGCAAACTGGATTTCTCTGCTTTTAGCTGTAATGCCAAAGGAATTTTGGCAAAAGAAGAAGGCAAATTTGCCATGACAGAAATTATCCTTTCTCCTACTGTGACCATCTCCATTGAAAAAGATAGAGAACGTGCCGAACGAATTGTTCAGAAATCTGAAGCGGCTTGCTTGATTTCCAATTCAATTAAATCAAAGATCTCCCTTAACATTACCATTAAAATAGAGGAATAA
- a CDS encoding ABC transporter ATP-binding protein, translating to MSISLNQISKTYNEISAVQDISFDVNPGELFGIIGPDGAGKTTLFRILTTLLLADTGTAVVAGMDVVEDYIAIRKSVGYMPGRFSLYQDLTVEENLQFFATIFGTTLEKNYDLIKEIYEQIEPFKTRRAGKLSGGMKQKLALCCALIHKPKVLFLDEPTTGVDPVSRKEFWDMLKRLQAKGITILVSTPYMDEAALCDRVALMQDGHILEIDSPQHIVQKYPKAIYEIGAKERHKLIQVLRDFPNMYSVYPFGEYVHYTDRRSNLDVPELEEYLKANGLSEVYIGLTQTTIEDVFMEMAKK from the coding sequence ATGAGTATTTCCCTCAACCAAATCAGCAAGACCTATAACGAAATAAGTGCTGTCCAGGACATTTCATTTGATGTAAATCCAGGTGAATTGTTTGGGATAATAGGGCCTGATGGTGCAGGGAAAACTACCTTGTTTCGAATTTTGACCACCCTGCTATTGGCAGATACTGGTACGGCAGTAGTAGCAGGGATGGATGTAGTGGAGGATTATATTGCTATTCGAAAATCCGTTGGCTATATGCCAGGTAGGTTTTCACTTTATCAAGACCTGACGGTGGAGGAAAACCTGCAATTTTTCGCTACAATTTTTGGTACAACCCTTGAAAAAAATTATGATCTGATCAAGGAAATCTATGAACAGATAGAACCCTTTAAAACCCGGAGGGCTGGAAAGTTATCTGGGGGGATGAAGCAAAAGTTAGCCCTTTGTTGCGCCTTGATTCATAAACCCAAAGTGCTTTTTTTGGATGAACCTACCACTGGTGTGGATCCGGTGTCAAGAAAGGAATTTTGGGACATGCTGAAACGCCTTCAGGCAAAAGGCATTACGATTTTGGTATCCACACCTTATATGGATGAGGCCGCTTTATGTGATCGAGTAGCCCTTATGCAGGATGGGCATATCCTGGAAATTGACAGTCCGCAGCATATTGTGCAAAAGTACCCCAAAGCAATTTATGAAATAGGGGCCAAGGAAAGGCATAAATTGATACAAGTGCTTCGGGATTTCCCTAACATGTACAGTGTGTATCCATTTGGCGAGTATGTACATTATACAGATAGGCGTTCCAATTTGGATGTGCCTGAACTGGAAGAATACCTGAAAGCAAATGGGCTTTCAGAGGTTTATATTGGTTTAACCCAAACTACCATTGAGGATGTTTTCATGGAAATGGCAAAAAAATGA
- a CDS encoding HlyD family secretion protein, protein MKTFKLFLSSILLLGIVSCENEEKADGYGNFEATEITVSAESSGKLLSLAVEEGQVVEEGTIVALVDTLPLFLSKQQLLASKETVSSKSGSISSQINVLKEQLKNAVLELDRVSKMFADGAATQQQLDRGSNQVEVLKKQIKNVQSQQLPIEKEALSFDARIAQLDQQIAQSVLKNPIYGTVLGKFAEAGEVVSFGKPLYKIADLDNMLLRVYISETQLPSLSIGQIVTVKIDSNEGMKAYDGKVSWVSSTAEFTPKIIQTKEERVNLVYAVKIKVKNDGALKIGMPAEMWIENDLSKESNL, encoded by the coding sequence ATGAAAACCTTCAAACTATTTTTATCAAGTATTCTTCTGCTTGGTATTGTATCCTGTGAAAATGAAGAGAAAGCAGATGGCTATGGTAATTTTGAGGCAACTGAAATTACTGTTTCAGCAGAGTCTTCCGGAAAATTATTGTCTTTAGCAGTAGAAGAAGGGCAGGTGGTCGAGGAGGGGACCATTGTAGCTTTGGTGGATACCCTGCCTTTATTTTTGTCAAAGCAGCAATTGTTGGCCTCCAAGGAAACGGTATCCTCAAAATCCGGTAGCATTTCTTCGCAGATTAATGTGCTTAAAGAACAATTGAAAAACGCAGTTTTAGAATTGGACCGTGTCTCAAAAATGTTTGCTGATGGGGCAGCTACTCAACAGCAGTTGGATAGAGGAAGCAATCAGGTGGAAGTTTTAAAAAAGCAGATTAAAAACGTTCAAAGTCAGCAATTGCCTATTGAGAAAGAAGCCTTGTCCTTTGATGCCCGCATAGCTCAGCTCGATCAACAAATCGCTCAAAGTGTCTTAAAGAACCCAATTTATGGAACTGTTTTGGGGAAATTCGCTGAAGCTGGGGAAGTGGTTTCTTTTGGGAAGCCACTCTATAAAATTGCGGATCTGGACAATATGCTTTTAAGGGTTTACATAAGCGAAACACAATTACCTAGCCTCAGCATTGGGCAAATTGTAACTGTAAAAATAGATTCAAATGAGGGAATGAAGGCATATGATGGCAAAGTTAGCTGGGTTTCATCTACTGCTGAGTTCACTCCCAAAATCATCCAAACCAAGGAAGAAAGAGTTAATCTGGTTTATGCAGTAAAAATTAAGGTGAAAAACGATGGCGCCCTAAAAATAGGTATGCCTGCAGAAATGTGGATCGAGAATGACTTAAGTAAGGAAAGCAATTTATAA